The following are from one region of the Lacinutrix sp. Bg11-31 genome:
- the xerA gene encoding site-specific tyrosine recombinase/integron integrase codes for MNSMKSITLYHLMIKNQKMIGLKFSPDKLIQNLIKGLPNPKWSQKYNMVYIENTKVNLGIIYNTFKGVVWINYNRFLTNKPINTHNEDIDVEWFRKRETLPEYRLCPEAYLLKLELKRYANSTVKTYVTFFELFINYHNDKELKALDENDIRLFLQHLIQKKHSNSYVNQAINAIKFYYEVVLGMPNRFYEIERPRKESKLPKVISKEEILSIIENTNNIKHRCIVQLLYGSGLRRSELLNLKLEDIDSKRMLVRVEGSKGNKDRLTLLSKTALIDLRKYYLKYEPKIYLFEGKKGFKYSGASVLKVVKTSAEKARIRTTVTPHVLRHSFATHLLESGTDLRQIQVLLGHGSSKTTEIYTHVATNTFKSIKNPLDS; via the coding sequence ATGAATTCTATGAAATCAATTACGCTTTACCATTTGATGATTAAAAATCAAAAAATGATTGGTTTAAAATTTTCACCTGATAAGCTTATACAAAATTTAATAAAGGGGCTTCCTAATCCTAAATGGAGTCAAAAGTATAACATGGTGTATATTGAAAACACCAAAGTAAATCTCGGTATTATATATAATACATTCAAGGGAGTCGTATGGATAAATTACAACCGTTTTCTCACGAATAAGCCTATTAATACTCATAATGAAGATATTGATGTTGAGTGGTTTAGAAAGAGAGAGACCTTGCCAGAATACAGACTTTGCCCTGAAGCGTATTTGTTAAAACTAGAATTAAAACGCTATGCTAATAGTACGGTTAAAACTTATGTCACTTTTTTTGAACTATTCATTAATTATCACAATGATAAAGAATTAAAAGCCCTAGACGAAAACGACATTCGGTTATTTCTTCAGCATCTTATTCAAAAGAAACATTCCAACTCCTATGTAAACCAAGCTATCAATGCAATAAAATTTTATTATGAAGTTGTCTTAGGTATGCCCAACCGTTTTTATGAAATTGAAAGGCCTCGAAAAGAGTCAAAATTACCTAAGGTAATATCAAAGGAGGAAATACTTTCAATTATTGAAAACACCAACAATATCAAACATAGATGTATAGTACAGTTATTATATGGCTCAGGTTTAAGACGTAGTGAGCTTTTAAATTTAAAATTAGAAGATATAGACAGTAAACGAATGCTAGTCCGTGTAGAAGGTTCAAAAGGAAACAAGGATAGATTAACCTTATTGTCCAAAACAGCACTTATCGATTTAAGGAAATACTACCTTAAATATGAACCTAAAATATATTTATTTGAAGGCAAGAAAGGATTTAAATATAGTGGAGCAAGTGTTTTAAAGGTTGTAAAAACTTCAGCCGAAAAGGCACGTATAAGAACAACAGTGACACCTCACGTTTTGCGACATAGTTTTGCAACACATTTATTGGAGTCGGGTACAGATTTAAGACAAATACAGGTGCTTTTAGGACATGGCTCATCTAAAACGACTGAAATATATACACATGTTGCAACAAATACTTTTAAAAGTATTAAAAATCCCTTAGATTCGTAA
- a CDS encoding BfmA/BtgA family mobilization protein, producing the protein MDKGYEKEGFEKLGIKLSVAVKFRNFCKKISKSQSMTLLLMLEFFERNELSPEDNLKPNLMETENRIKKRINALIAIIKDIEKNQTKPTLAMLQSLFEVTEPKQKLMLEKRQHLGNVKLNQKANVRFQEKKEFQTKINNEASNNGEQTSN; encoded by the coding sequence ATGGATAAAGGTTACGAAAAAGAGGGATTCGAGAAGTTGGGAATTAAGCTTTCTGTTGCAGTTAAATTTCGAAATTTTTGTAAGAAAATATCAAAATCTCAATCGATGACTTTGCTTTTGATGTTAGAGTTTTTTGAACGCAATGAACTGTCTCCAGAAGATAATCTGAAACCAAACTTAATGGAAACTGAAAATCGGATTAAGAAAAGAATAAATGCACTCATCGCCATTATAAAAGATATAGAAAAGAATCAAACTAAACCAACATTGGCAATGTTGCAATCTCTTTTCGAAGTAACTGAGCCAAAGCAAAAACTAATGCTTGAAAAAAGACAGCATTTGGGTAATGTAAAACTTAACCAAAAAGCCAATGTGCGATTTCAAGAAAAAAAAGAATTTCAGACTAAAATAAATAATGAGGCTTCAAATAATGGAGAACAGACATCAAATTAA
- a CDS encoding site-specific integrase, translating into MSKSYHLMFFIRKSRSKSLDNSAIYLRITINGKRSEMSISRTISPKKWHPKKGKAIGTDREAIEINSHIENIIYNLRKVHQKLLDEQESINPALMIKELTGQNKKTHYVLQIFKVHNEKTDLLAGKNISVSTAKRYWTCYDHVKQFIEEEYNLEDYKLKDIDYRFITKFEFFLKTTRKCNHNSALKYINNFKKIIRIALANQWMERDPFYNYKVQFEAVEREYLTAEEIDILYTKELHFDRLKVVRDMFVFSCYTGLAYSDVEKLSKSDITIGIDGKQWINIRRTKTNTRSSIPLLPIAKEILSRYAYDPKVIKSERLIPVFSNQKSNAYLKEIAMLCGITKPLTTHLARHTFATTVTLTNGVPIETVSKMLGHKSLRTTQHYAKIVDRKVSDDMKILEEKLKTQRKDRKENQ; encoded by the coding sequence ATGAGTAAGAGCTATCACCTCATGTTTTTTATAAGGAAAAGCAGATCTAAATCGCTTGATAATTCGGCGATTTATTTAAGAATCACTATCAATGGGAAACGCTCTGAAATGAGTATTAGTAGGACTATCTCACCTAAGAAGTGGCATCCAAAAAAAGGTAAAGCTATTGGCACAGATCGAGAAGCTATTGAAATAAATTCTCATATAGAAAATATCATTTATAACTTAAGAAAAGTACATCAAAAGTTGTTGGACGAGCAAGAATCAATAAACCCAGCATTGATGATTAAAGAGCTTACAGGTCAAAATAAAAAGACGCATTACGTTCTCCAAATTTTTAAAGTCCATAATGAAAAAACCGATTTATTAGCTGGAAAAAACATTTCTGTTAGTACTGCTAAACGGTATTGGACTTGTTATGATCACGTAAAACAATTTATTGAGGAAGAATATAACCTGGAGGATTACAAATTAAAAGATATCGATTACCGATTTATTACCAAATTTGAGTTCTTTTTAAAAACGACTAGAAAATGCAATCATAATTCTGCATTAAAATATATTAATAATTTTAAAAAGATTATTCGCATTGCTTTAGCGAATCAATGGATGGAAAGAGATCCATTCTACAATTACAAAGTTCAGTTCGAAGCTGTAGAGCGAGAATATTTAACAGCTGAAGAAATAGACATACTTTACACGAAAGAATTACATTTTGACAGACTGAAAGTGGTTAGAGATATGTTTGTCTTTTCTTGCTATACAGGTCTCGCCTATTCTGATGTTGAAAAGCTTTCTAAGTCAGATATCACAATTGGTATTGATGGCAAGCAATGGATAAATATTAGACGTACCAAAACAAATACGCGAAGTAGTATTCCGTTGTTACCCATAGCAAAAGAGATTTTAAGTCGTTATGCTTACGATCCAAAAGTTATAAAAAGTGAGCGTTTAATTCCAGTATTTAGCAATCAAAAATCTAATGCTTATTTAAAAGAAATAGCGATGCTCTGCGGCATCACAAAACCATTAACTACACATTTAGCGCGACATACCTTTGCGACTACTGTGACTCTAACTAATGGAGTACCTATTGAAACCGTTAGTAAAATGCTTGGTCATAAATCATTGCGCACAACACAACATTATGCAAAAATTGTAGACCGTAAAGTTAGTGACGACATGAAAATACTTGAAGAGAAACTGAAAACCCAGAGAAAAGACCGGAAAGAAAATCAATAA
- a CDS encoding NAD(P)-dependent oxidoreductase: MKFAIIKERKNPPDRRVVFSPQDLTTLKDEFPNAELVVESSNIRVFSDSEYQNQGINVSEDVTDADVMFGVKEVPMESLIPNKKYFFFSHTIKKQPYNRKLLKAILSKNIEMYDHETIVKQNGVRLIGFGRYAGLVGAYNGFRALGLRDKLFNLPKVETLRDLDAVKAELDKIKLPNIKILLTGTGKVAKGAKEILDHLKIKEVSDALYLTSDFTEPVYCMADVMEYAKRKDGKVGDKFEFYKDATGYISNFMPYAKVSDFFIAGHFYGDGAPYLFTREDAKHPEFKINLVADISCDIDGPVASTIRPSTIADPFYGYDAKTEKEVAFDAQGAITMMAVDNLPCELPKDASEGFGDMFLKHVIPAFFNNDENGILKRARMTTNDGKLTPRFAYLQDYVDGKE; the protein is encoded by the coding sequence ATGAAATTTGCAATAATAAAAGAACGCAAAAACCCGCCAGATCGTCGTGTGGTTTTTTCACCACAAGATTTAACAACATTAAAAGATGAATTTCCAAACGCAGAACTTGTCGTGGAATCTTCTAATATTCGTGTATTTAGTGATTCAGAGTATCAAAATCAAGGCATTAATGTTTCAGAAGATGTCACAGATGCAGACGTTATGTTTGGCGTAAAAGAAGTGCCAATGGAATCTTTAATTCCGAATAAAAAATATTTTTTCTTCAGTCATACAATCAAAAAACAACCATACAATCGAAAGCTGTTAAAAGCAATTCTATCTAAGAATATCGAAATGTATGATCACGAAACTATCGTAAAGCAAAACGGAGTAAGACTTATTGGTTTTGGTCGTTATGCAGGCTTAGTTGGTGCATATAACGGTTTTAGAGCATTGGGTTTGCGCGATAAGCTATTCAACTTACCAAAAGTAGAAACACTTAGAGATTTAGATGCTGTTAAAGCAGAACTAGATAAAATAAAACTTCCAAACATTAAAATACTACTTACAGGAACAGGTAAAGTAGCCAAAGGCGCCAAAGAAATATTAGATCATTTAAAAATAAAAGAAGTAAGCGATGCGCTATACTTAACAAGTGATTTTACAGAGCCAGTATATTGTATGGCAGACGTTATGGAATATGCAAAACGTAAAGATGGAAAAGTAGGCGATAAGTTTGAGTTTTATAAGGACGCAACTGGTTATATAAGTAACTTTATGCCTTATGCTAAAGTATCAGATTTTTTTATAGCTGGTCATTTTTATGGAGATGGAGCACCTTATTTATTTACAAGAGAAGATGCTAAACATCCAGAATTTAAAATTAATTTAGTAGCAGATATCTCTTGCGATATCGATGGTCCAGTAGCAAGTACCATTAGACCTTCTACCATTGCAGATCCATTTTATGGCTACGATGCGAAAACAGAAAAAGAAGTAGCATTCGATGCGCAAGGAGCAATTACAATGATGGCTGTAGATAATTTGCCATGCGAATTACCAAAAGATGCTAGTGAAGGTTTTGGAGATATGTTTTTAAAACATGTAATTCCTGCTTTCTTTAATAACGATGAGAATGGTATATTAAAAAGAGCTAGAATGACTACAAATGATGGTAAATTAACACCGCGTTTTGCCTATTTGCAAGATTATGTAGATGGAAAAGAGTAG
- a CDS encoding SDR family oxidoreductase, protein MQQTAVITGAASGLGYELMLLLAKDNYNLVLIDIDEEKLKTIQTQLQNTSNSKVKIIATDLSKSNSAASVFNALENTSIDVLVNCAGFGVFGSFADTDWEKESAMLNLHIITITHLTKLVLQGMIDRDHGKILNVSSLAAFQPGPMMALYYASKSYLLSFSEAIANELKDTGVSVTVLCPGPTKTCFQEVVSSSSSNNKISFNMACPKAVAAYGYKAMLKGKVVAVPGVLNKLLANLPRFLSRNRTTSIVRKIQEKNRKEPSNVTDLEKEVIFVEKSI, encoded by the coding sequence ATGCAACAAACAGCAGTAATAACAGGAGCAGCATCAGGATTAGGGTATGAGTTAATGTTATTATTAGCTAAGGATAATTATAACTTAGTTTTAATAGATATAGACGAAGAGAAACTAAAAACAATTCAGACTCAATTACAAAACACATCAAATAGTAAAGTCAAAATTATTGCTACAGATTTAAGTAAAAGTAATAGCGCTGCTAGTGTTTTTAATGCATTAGAAAACACTAGTATAGACGTTCTAGTTAATTGCGCAGGTTTTGGCGTTTTTGGTTCTTTTGCAGATACCGATTGGGAAAAAGAATCTGCGATGTTAAACTTACATATTATTACCATTACGCATTTAACAAAATTAGTGCTTCAAGGTATGATAGATCGAGATCATGGAAAAATATTAAACGTGTCCTCTTTAGCAGCATTTCAACCAGGTCCAATGATGGCTTTGTATTATGCATCTAAATCTTATTTACTTTCATTTTCCGAAGCTATTGCAAACGAACTTAAAGATACTGGTGTTTCTGTAACTGTTTTATGTCCTGGGCCAACAAAAACTTGTTTTCAAGAAGTGGTTTCTAGTTCGTCTTCCAACAATAAAATAAGCTTTAATATGGCTTGCCCTAAAGCCGTTGCCGCTTATGGTTATAAAGCCATGCTAAAAGGGAAAGTAGTTGCGGTTCCTGGAGTTTTAAATAAGCTTTTAGCAAACTTGCCTAGGTTTTTATCTAGAAATAGAACAACATCTATTGTTAGAAAAATTCAAGAAAAAAATAGAAAAGAGC